A single genomic interval of Cucumis sativus cultivar 9930 chromosome 5, Cucumber_9930_V3, whole genome shotgun sequence harbors:
- the LOC101210521 gene encoding anthranilate synthase beta subunit 2, chloroplastic, with the protein MVAIVPSSASFCLPKSLVFSKTSKGNCRTGIAVPSDIRLAARNPKRFVLNASVSVNESNSRTSSLNKKTQNPIIVIDNYDSFTYNLCQYVGELGCHFEVYRNDDLTVDELRRKNPRGILISPGPGAPQDSGISLQTVLELGPTIPLFGVCMGLQCIGEAFGGKIVRSPYGVVHGKSSPVYYDEKGEEGLLSGLSNPFTAGRYHSLVIDKETFPSDELEVTAWTEDGLIMAARHSKYRHLQGVQFHPESIITNEGMLIVRNFVKLIEKKEREVELHS; encoded by the exons ATGGTTGCCATTGTACCATCTTCTGCATCTTTTTGCCTCCCCAAAAGTTTGGTGTTCTCTAAAACATCTAAAGGCAACTGTAGAACTGGCATAGCTGTGCCCTCAg ATATTCGCTTGGCTGCCCGGAATCCAAAAAGATTTGTCTTGAATGCTTCAGTTTCAGTCAATGAGTCAAATTCAAGGACCTCAAGTTTGAACAAGAAGACCCAGAATCCGATAATTGTCATTGACAACTATGATAGCTTCACCTACAATCTTTGTCAG TATGTGGGGGAGCTGGGATGTCATTTTGAGGTCTATCGAAATGATGATTTGACTGTGGATGAGTTACGAAG GAAAAACCCACGAGGAATCCTAATATCCCCAGGGCCAG GTGCACCTCAGGATTCCGGGATCTCGTTGCAAACTGTTTTGGAACTTGGACCTACTATTCCGCTTTTTGGTGTCTGTATGGGTTTGCAGTGCATTGGAGAGGCTTTTGGAG GGAAAATTGTGCGTTCCCCTTATGGGGTTGTCCATGGAAAAAGCTCTCCTGTTTACTACGATGAGAAGGGTGAAGAAGGGCTTTTATCTGGGTTATCGAA TCCTTTCACTGCTGGTCGATACCATAGCCTGGTTATTGATAAGGAAACTTTTCCCTCTGATGAACTGGAAGTAACAGCATGGACCGAAGACGGATTGATAATGGCCGCTCGCCACAGTAAATACCGACATTTACAG GGAGTTCAGTTTCACCCCGAAAGTATTATAACAAACGAGGGAATGTTGATCGTTCGCAACTTCGTAAAATTgatagagaagaaagagagggagGTTGAGCTTCATTCATAA